TGCTGAGTAGGGGCTGAGCTTGTCGAAGACCCGTATCGAAGCACCTGAAACGGTCCTTCGATACGCCGCTTCGACAAGCTCAGCGGCTACTCAGGACGAACGGGGTGGGCTTTTAGGGTTAACCCCGCAACACCGCCCCCAGCTTCGCCGCCGCCGCAACCACTCGGTCGGCGATCGCCTTCAGCTCCGCGTCCGTAAAGCTCTTCTCGCCCGGCTGCAGCACGATCTCGACCGCCAGGCTCTTCATCCCCTCGCCGACGCCAGCACCCTCGAACACGTCGAACAGCCGGGCCTCGACGATTGCGGCCTTGTCGGCCCCCTTGACCGCGCGCACCAGCGCGTCGGCAGCCAACGTTTGCGGCACGAGGAACGCGAAGTCGCGGCGGACCGCCTGGAGCGCGGGCGGCGCATAGGCCGCGCGCATGAAGCCCGAAGACCGCTTGCCCGGGATCGCATCGACATAGAGCTCGACCGCGGCGACCGGTCCCGACAGGTCGAACGCCTGCGCGACCGAGGGATGGACGATGCCGAACGCCGCCAGCACCGTCTTCGGCCCGAGCCGCAGCGTCGCCGACTGGCCGGGATGCCAGGCCCCGACCGCCTCACCCATCACCTGAAGATTGGCGACCGGAGCACCCGCCGCCTCAAGGAGCGCCAGCGCCTCCGCCTTGGCGTCGAAAGCATCGAAACCCTGCGCCTTGCCCGACTGCCAGCCGCGCGCACGCCGCTCGCCTGCCAGCACTGCGGCCAGCGTCGGCCGCTCCGCATCGGCGAGATAGCGGCGGCCGAACTCGAACAGCCGGACGCTGGTGGCGCCGCGCGCGAGATTGCGCTGGGCCGCGGCGAGCAGGCCGGGCAGCAGCGACGGGCGCATGACCTTCAGGTCCTCGCTGATCGGATTGGCGAGCGTCCAGGCGCCGCCGTCGAACACTGCCGCCTGTGCCTCCGGGATGAAGCTCCACGTCACCGCTTCGCTCAGGCCCCGCGCCGCGGCGGCGCGGCGCAGGCGACGCTCGGTGCGCTGCTCGGGCGTCGCGGTTGGGCGCGCCACGCCCTCTGCACGCGGCAGCGGCGTCGACGGCACGTTGTCGAGCCCCTCGATGCGGATCACCTCCTCGACGATGTCGGCAGGGCCGTCCACGTCGCGGCGCCACGTCGGCGGCGTCACCTGCCAGTCGTGGCCGACGTCGAACCCGAGCGAGGTCAGGATCGCGCGCTGGCGGTCGGATGCGATGGCGAGGCCGCCGAGCGTCTCGGCCAGCGCGGGGTCATAGGCGAAGCTGGACCGCTCGACCGGCGGCTGGCCCGCCCGCGTGACGCCGCTCGCCCGCCCGCCGCAAAGCTCCAGCACCAGCCGCGTCGCGATCGCCAGCCCGTCCTCCAGAAAGGCCGGATCAACGCCGCGCTCGAACCGCGCGCGCGCGTCGCTGGTCAGCGACAGCGCCTGCCCCGTCCGCGCGATCCGCTCCTGCGTGAAATAGGCGCATTCGATCAGCACGTCGGTCGTCGCGTCGGTGACGCCCGACTCCTCGCCGCCCATCACGCCGCCGATGTCGTGGACGTGCGCATCGTCGGCAATCACCGTCATGCCCTCGGCCAGCGTATAGGTCTTGCCGTTGAGCGCCAGCACCTGCTCGCCGCCACGCGCCGGACGCGCGACGAGCGCGCCCGAGAGCTTGGCCCGGTCATAAACGTGAAGCGGGCGGCCCAGATCGAACATGACATAGTTGGTGATGTCGACCAGCGCCGAGATCGGCTTCTGCCCGATCGCCTTCAGCCGGCGCTGCATCCATTCGGGCGCCGCGCCATTGATCACACCGCTCACATTTTGTGCGAAGAACGCCGGGCAACCCGCGGGATCGTCGGTACGAACGACCGGCCCCTCACCTTCGCCCTCGACCGGCGTGACCGTCATCGGCTTGAGCGTACCGATGCCCGCCGCGGCCAGATCGCGGGCGATGCCGCGCACGCCCATGCAGTCCTGGCGGTTGGGCGTCACCGACACTTCGATCACCGGATCGCCGAGGCCGGCATAGTCGGCGAAGGCGGTGCCGATCGCCGTATCCTCGGGCAGCTCGATGATCCCGTCGTGATCGTCGCCGAGCTCAAGCTCGCGGCTGGAGCACATCATGCCGTTCGATTCGACGCCGCGGATCGCGGAGACGCGAAGCTGCATCCCGTTCGCGGGCACCACCGCGCCGGGCGTGCCGAGCACGCCGACCAGCCCCGCGCGCGCGTTGGGCGCGCCGCAGACGACCTGAAGCGGCGCGCCGGCGCCGGTGTCGACGGACAGCACCTGAAGCTTGTCGGCCTGCGGATGCCGCTCGGCGGTCAGCACGCGCGCAACATGGAAGCCGGCGAACCGCGCCGCCGGGTCCTCGACGCCCTCGACCTCCAACCCGATGCGGGTCAAGGTGGTCAGGATGGTGTCGAGATCGGCCTCGGTCTCGAGGTGATCCTTGAGCCAGCTCAGCGTGAACTTCATCGTTTCAGCCCGTCATCCCAGCGAAGGCTGGGATCTTTCCAAGATAGAGCGTTGCGCTTCGCAACGAGGAGACCCCAGCCTCCGCTGGGGTGACGTGTGTGGGTCAGGCGGCGACGCCGACACCGCCCGACAACGTCGGTACGTCCAGCGCCCCAAAGCCGTAATGGCGCAGCCAGCGCAGGTCGCCGTCAAAGAACGCGCGCAGGTCGTCCATGCCGTATTTGAGCATCGCCAACCGATCGACGCCGGTCCCGAACGCGAAACCCTGCCACTCGCTGGGATCGAGGCCGCACGCCTCGATCACCTTGCGGTGGACCATGCCGCTGCCCAGCACTTCCATCCAGCCCTCGGATCCGCCGATCACGCGCTTGCCGTTCACGATCGAGTAGCCGACATCGACCTCCACCGACGGTTCGGTAAAGGGGAAGTAGCTGGAGCGCAGGCGCAGGACGATGTCGTCGCGCTCGAAGAACGCCTTGAGGAACGTCTCCAGCGTCCATTTGAGATGGCCGAGCGTGATGCCGCGATCGATCACCAGCCCCTCGATCTGATGAAACATCGGCGTGTGCGTCGCATCGCTGTCGCTGCGATAGACGCGGCCCGGCGCGATGATGCGGATCGGCGGCTTGTCCTTCAGCATCGTGCGGATCTGCACGGGGCTGGTATGCGTACGAAGCAGCATCCGCGCAGCGCGGCCCGCGGCGCTGGCGGAGCCAGCGCCGTCGGACGGCGGGCTTTGCCCGCCGCCGGCCGTGCTCGGTTCCTCGCAATAGAAGGTATCGTGCATCGCCCGCGCCGGGTGGGTCTCCGGAATGTTGAGCGCGGTGAAATTGTGCCAGTCGTCCTCGATCTCCGGCCCGCTCGCCACTGCGAATCCCAGGTCGGCGAAAATCTCGGCAAGCTCGTCCATGACCTGGCTGACCGGATGCACGCTGCCCGCGGGCACACGATCGGCGGGAAGCGTCATGTCGAGCGTCTCGGCCGCGAGCTTCGCATCGAGCGCAGCACGCTCCAGCGCCGCCTTGCGCTCGCCGATCGCGGCGGTCACCGCTT
This is a stretch of genomic DNA from Sphingomonas sp. Y38-1Y. It encodes these proteins:
- the pheT gene encoding phenylalanine--tRNA ligase subunit beta, with the protein product MKFTLSWLKDHLETEADLDTILTTLTRIGLEVEGVEDPAARFAGFHVARVLTAERHPQADKLQVLSVDTGAGAPLQVVCGAPNARAGLVGVLGTPGAVVPANGMQLRVSAIRGVESNGMMCSSRELELGDDHDGIIELPEDTAIGTAFADYAGLGDPVIEVSVTPNRQDCMGVRGIARDLAAAGIGTLKPMTVTPVEGEGEGPVVRTDDPAGCPAFFAQNVSGVINGAAPEWMQRRLKAIGQKPISALVDITNYVMFDLGRPLHVYDRAKLSGALVARPARGGEQVLALNGKTYTLAEGMTVIADDAHVHDIGGVMGGEESGVTDATTDVLIECAYFTQERIARTGQALSLTSDARARFERGVDPAFLEDGLAIATRLVLELCGGRASGVTRAGQPPVERSSFAYDPALAETLGGLAIASDRQRAILTSLGFDVGHDWQVTPPTWRRDVDGPADIVEEVIRIEGLDNVPSTPLPRAEGVARPTATPEQRTERRLRRAAAARGLSEAVTWSFIPEAQAAVFDGGAWTLANPISEDLKVMRPSLLPGLLAAAQRNLARGATSVRLFEFGRRYLADAERPTLAAVLAGERRARGWQSGKAQGFDAFDAKAEALALLEAAGAPVANLQVMGEAVGAWHPGQSATLRLGPKTVLAAFGIVHPSVAQAFDLSGPVAAVELYVDAIPGKRSSGFMRAAYAPPALQAVRRDFAFLVPQTLAADALVRAVKGADKAAIVEARLFDVFEGAGVGEGMKSLAVEIVLQPGEKSFTDAELKAIADRVVAAAAKLGAVLRG
- the pheS gene encoding phenylalanine--tRNA ligase subunit alpha, coding for MSELETLQTDLIARVAAADSADAVESIRVEALGKQGRITSLLKSLGGMTPEQRLVEGPAIHGLREAVTAAIGERKAALERAALDAKLAAETLDMTLPADRVPAGSVHPVSQVMDELAEIFADLGFAVASGPEIEDDWHNFTALNIPETHPARAMHDTFYCEEPSTAGGGQSPPSDGAGSASAAGRAARMLLRTHTSPVQIRTMLKDKPPIRIIAPGRVYRSDSDATHTPMFHQIEGLVIDRGITLGHLKWTLETFLKAFFERDDIVLRLRSSYFPFTEPSVEVDVGYSIVNGKRVIGGSEGWMEVLGSGMVHRKVIEACGLDPSEWQGFAFGTGVDRLAMLKYGMDDLRAFFDGDLRWLRHYGFGALDVPTLSGGVGVAA